The Thunnus thynnus chromosome 2, fThuThy2.1, whole genome shotgun sequence genome includes a region encoding these proteins:
- the slc6a4b gene encoding solute carrier family 6 member 4b: MARQDSAVMAGSLTHHGSPNPGYSSNNAVPVPVITQTDSRDKWSKKMDFLLSVIGFAVDLGNVWRFPYICYQNGGGAFLIPYILMAIFGGVPLFYMELALGQFHRTGAISIWKHICPIFKGIGYAICIIALYVSFYYNTIIAWALFYFYSSFSSILPWTNCDNMWNTPNCTNYFDLPNVTWTNSSRSPAEEFYTRNVLEIHKSSGLKNVGGVRWQLMLCLFLIFTIVYFSLWKGVKTSGKVVWVTATLPYIVLFILLIRGATLPGAWSGVVFYLKPQWEKLLETSVWVDAAAQIFFSLGPGFGVLLALSSYNPFTNNCYRDAIVTSLVNCLTSFVSGFVIFAVLGYMAEMRKVKVEDVAKDKGPSLLFITYPEAIANMPGSTFFAIIFFVMMITLGLDSTFGGLEAIITAVLDEYPDYLSHRRELLVLGLVVVCFLGSLSTLTNGGAYVVKLLEEFGVGCSIIAVGFLEAIAVSWFYGIKRFSSDVQAMLGKSPGLFWKVCWVAISPAFLAYIIVSSLLKAPQLTLFDYNYPDWSITVGYIIGFSSFMWIPIYMVYKLVWTPGSLKQRLAVCLRPERTIPDIHADSLNMAAVP; the protein is encoded by the exons ATGGCCCGACAGGACTCAGCGGTCATGGCCGGCAGTCTGACCCACCACGGCTCCCCGAACCCCGGCTACAGCTCCAACAACGCTGTCCCGGTGCCGGTCATCACGCAGACGGACTCCAGGGACAAATGGAGCAAAAAGATGGATTTTCTCTTGTCTGTCATTGGCTTTGCGGTGGATCTGGGAAATGTTTGGAGATTTCCGTACATATGTTATCAAAACGGTGGCG GGGCTTTCCTTATTCCCTACATTTTGATGGCCATCTTTGGTGGTGTGCCGCTCTTTTACATGGAGCTGGCACTGGGACAGTTCCACAGAACCGGAGCCATATCCATATGGAAACATATCTGTCCCATTTTCAAAG GTATAGGATACGCCATTTGTATAATCGCCCTGTATGTGTCCTTCTACTACAACACCATCATCGCCTGGGCCCTCTTCTACTTCTACTCCTCTTTCTCCAGTATCCTGCCGTGGACAAACTGTGACAACATGTGGAATACTCCCAACTGCACCAACTATTTTGACTTGCCAAACGTCACCTGGACGAATTCCTCCAGGTCTCCAGCAGAGGAATTTTACAC GAGGAATGTTCTTGAGATCCACAAGTCATCAGGGCTGAAAAACGTCGGGGGCGTTCGCTGGCAGCTGATGCTCTgcctttttctcattttcactaTAGTTTACTTCAGCCTCTGGAAGGGGGTGAAGACTTCAGGGAAG GTAGTGTGGGTGACCGCCACTTTGCCCTACATTGTGCTTTTCATCCTGCTAATCCGTGGTGCCACTCTGCCAGGAGCTTGGAGTGGTGTGGTGTTTTACCTGAAACCGCAGTGGGAAAAACTGCTGGAGACCAGT GTGTGGGTGGATGCTGCTGCTCAGATATTCTTCTCTCTGGGACCTGGGTTTGGGGTGCTCCTGGCGCTCTCCAGCTACAACCCTTTCACAAACAACTGCTATCG TGATGCCATTGTGACCAGTTTGGTGAACTGTCTAACCAGCTTCGTGTCAGGGTTTGTAATCTTTGCGGTGCTGGGCTACATGGCCGAGATGAGGAAAGTGAAGGTGGAGGACGTAGCCAAGGATAAAG GGCCAAGTTTACTCTTCATCACGTACCCAGAAGCTATTGCTAACATGCCGGGCTCAACTTTTTTTGCCATCATATTTTTTGTGATGATGATCACGCTGGGACTGGATAGCACG tttggtGGACTGGAAGCGATCATCACTGCAGTGTTGGATGAATACCCAGATTATTTGTCTCACAGACGTGAACTGTTAGTCCTGGGCTTGGTAGTTGTCTGCTTTTTGGGCTCTCTAAGCACCCTTACAAAT GGTGGTGCTTATGTGGTGAAGCTGCTGGAGGAATTTGGGGTTGGATGCTCCATCATTGCGGTGGGTTTCCTGGAGGCCATCGCGGTTTCCTGGTTCTATG GCATCAAAAGATTTAGCAGTGATGTTCAAGCCATGCTGGGAAAATCTCCAGGATTATTCTGGAAGGTGTGCTGGGTTGCCATCAGTCCAGCATTTCTGGCG TATATCATAGTGAGCTCCCTGCTGAAAGCACCGCAACTCACACTCTTCGACTATAACTACCCAGACTGGAGCATCACAGTAGGGTACATCATCGGCTTCTCGTCCTTTATGTGGATCCCCATCTACATGGTCTACAAGCTGGTGTGGACCCCGGGATCTCTCAAACAG AGGTTGGCGGTGTGTCTGAGACCAGAGAGGACCATACCAGACATCCATGCTGACAGCCTCAACATGGCCGCTGTTCCATAG